In Ignavibacteria bacterium, a single window of DNA contains:
- the guaB gene encoding IMP dehydrogenase produces the protein MKEKVLFEALTFDDVLLVPRKSNVLPRNVDLKTKLTNSIILNIPIISAAMDTVTEYEFAIAIAREGGIGILHKNMSISQQKEMVEKVKRSESGMIKDPITVRPEQTVREALELMQKYHISGIPVINDDLFLVGILTNRDLRFEPNLNLHVQEIMTKENLITTTSGTTLEKAEQILQKYKIEKLPVVDKKGKLIGLITFKDIQKKKKHPFACKDNFGRLRVGAAVGIDGTTIERVDELVKSSVDIIAVDTAHAHSQGVLDMVRNIKKKYPSIEIIAGNVGTAEATTDVIKAGADCVKVGIGPGSICTTRVIAGIGVPQISAVIECSKAAGKFKVPIIADGGIKQTGDIPKAIAAGADSVMIGGLFAGVEESPGEKILYEGRSFKVYRGMGSLSAMQKGSKDRYFQDVEEDITKLVPEGIEGRVPFKGPLSDTIYQMLGGLRSAMGYCGVKNIDELKTKSKFIKVTEAGLRESHPHDIIITKESPNYRTKIN, from the coding sequence ATGAAAGAGAAAGTCTTATTTGAAGCACTAACATTTGATGATGTACTGCTTGTTCCGAGGAAGTCAAACGTACTTCCACGAAATGTTGACCTGAAAACGAAACTCACAAATAGTATCATACTAAATATTCCAATCATCTCTGCTGCAATGGATACGGTTACCGAATATGAATTTGCAATCGCCATCGCTCGTGAGGGGGGAATTGGAATTTTGCACAAGAATATGTCGATCTCACAGCAAAAAGAAATGGTCGAAAAAGTCAAGCGATCAGAAAGCGGGATGATAAAGGATCCAATTACTGTTCGGCCTGAACAAACTGTTCGTGAGGCACTTGAACTAATGCAGAAATATCACATTTCCGGAATTCCAGTTATTAATGACGATCTTTTTTTAGTTGGAATTCTCACAAATAGAGATTTAAGATTTGAACCTAATCTCAATCTTCATGTTCAAGAGATAATGACTAAGGAAAATTTAATCACAACAACTTCAGGAACTACTTTAGAAAAAGCTGAACAGATTCTCCAGAAATATAAAATTGAAAAATTACCGGTTGTGGATAAAAAAGGAAAGTTAATAGGACTGATTACATTTAAAGATATTCAAAAAAAGAAAAAGCATCCATTTGCTTGTAAAGACAACTTCGGTCGATTGAGAGTAGGTGCTGCAGTTGGTATTGATGGGACGACGATTGAACGTGTTGATGAGCTGGTAAAATCATCAGTCGATATTATAGCTGTCGATACGGCTCATGCGCATTCCCAAGGTGTCTTGGACATGGTTAGAAATATTAAAAAGAAATATCCTTCAATTGAAATTATTGCAGGAAATGTTGGGACTGCAGAGGCAACAACAGATGTGATCAAGGCTGGTGCAGATTGTGTTAAAGTCGGAATTGGTCCGGGTTCAATTTGTACAACCCGTGTGATCGCTGGAATTGGTGTACCACAGATCTCAGCTGTGATTGAATGTTCTAAAGCAGCCGGAAAATTTAAAGTGCCTATTATTGCCGATGGTGGAATTAAACAAACAGGAGATATTCCTAAAGCGATTGCAGCCGGTGCTGATTCAGTGATGATTGGAGGATTATTCGCTGGAGTTGAGGAAAGTCCTGGTGAAAAAATTCTATATGAAGGGAGAAGCTTTAAAGTTTATAGAGGAATGGGTTCTCTTTCTGCTATGCAAAAAGGGAGTAAAGATAGATATTTTCAGGATGTCGAAGAAGATATCACTAAACTTGTTCCTGAAGGAATCGAAGGACGAGTTCCATTTAAAGGTCCTTTATCCGATACAATTTATCAGATGCTTGGCGGATTAAGATCTGCAATGGGTTATTGCGGAGTCAAAAATATCGATGAACTAAAAACGAAATCAAAATTTATCAAGGTTACTGAGGCTGGACTGCGGGAAAGCCATCCGCATGATATAATCATCACGAAAGAATCACCAAACTACCGTACTAAGATTAACTGA
- a CDS encoding sigma-70 family RNA polymerase sigma factor encodes MTPAEKKTENSKQDDLIHVRAAISGDQDAYSWLLKKYKPSLQSLIYKMVFDKKEVEDLTQEAFIKAFASLPSYNQEFAFSTWLFRIGINNTIDYIRKKKLTTFSIESGMEDVENDGPFEIPDTSFLADKEIILEQRQQIINNAIDSLPERYKKVIELRHQEDMSYEEIAELMDLPLGTVKAHLFRARELLNKQLKDKIRMI; translated from the coding sequence ATGACTCCTGCAGAAAAGAAAACTGAAAATTCCAAGCAAGATGACTTGATCCATGTTAGGGCAGCAATAAGTGGTGACCAAGATGCTTATTCCTGGCTATTGAAGAAGTACAAACCTTCTCTGCAAAGCTTGATCTATAAAATGGTATTCGACAAGAAAGAAGTCGAAGATCTTACGCAAGAAGCATTCATTAAAGCTTTCGCTTCTTTGCCATCATACAATCAAGAGTTTGCTTTTTCAACTTGGCTGTTTAGGATTGGTATAAACAATACAATCGATTACATCAGGAAAAAGAAACTGACGACTTTTTCAATCGAATCTGGAATGGAAGATGTAGAGAATGATGGCCCATTTGAAATTCCCGATACATCCTTTCTTGCAGATAAAGAAATTATTCTTGAACAGCGGCAGCAAATTATTAATAATGCAATAGATTCACTTCCAGAAAGATATAAGAAAGTAATTGAATTAAGACATCAAGAGGATATGTCTTATGAAGAAATTGCCGAATTGATGGATCTGCCGCTTGGTACGGTAAAAGCCCATCTTTTCAGAGCGAGGGAATTGCTCAATAAACAGCTTAAAGATAAGATCAGGATGATCTGA
- a CDS encoding glycosyltransferase family 4 protein, whose product MPHKVLVISYYFPPMGFSGVQRITKFVKYMKDFDWEPTVLTINPKTYYAFDESLLREVEDAKVRIVRTNPKDPTQRLFSQSKLKNDFSRKILNRVSQTFLLPDNKRGWMSDALKVASELLQNEKHDIIFATAPPYTTFRIGDELKRKFDIPLILDYRDAWLDDVLSWYPTPIHRTIVKKMEQRVLLNTNKIIVYTRQLKEHLLINYPFLSSEDIKIIP is encoded by the coding sequence ATGCCGCATAAAGTATTAGTAATATCATATTATTTTCCGCCCATGGGTTTTAGTGGCGTACAGCGAATTACAAAATTCGTTAAGTACATGAAGGATTTTGATTGGGAGCCAACGGTTCTCACAATTAATCCTAAAACGTATTATGCCTTTGATGAATCGCTTTTAAGGGAAGTTGAGGATGCAAAAGTTAGGATTGTTAGAACGAATCCCAAAGATCCAACTCAGAGATTATTCTCTCAATCCAAACTCAAAAACGATTTCTCGAGAAAAATCCTAAACAGAGTCAGTCAGACTTTTCTGCTTCCGGATAACAAACGCGGATGGATGTCCGATGCACTAAAAGTTGCTTCTGAGCTTTTACAGAATGAAAAACATGACATAATATTTGCAACCGCCCCGCCGTACACTACTTTTAGAATTGGCGACGAACTCAAAAGAAAATTCGATATTCCTCTGATTTTAGATTACCGTGATGCATGGCTTGATGATGTTCTTTCGTGGTATCCTACTCCAATTCACCGCACTATAGTAAAAAAAATGGAACAACGAGTTCTTTTAAATACAAATAAAATAATTGTCTATACCAGACAGCTTAAAGAACATTTGTTGATCAATTATCCCTTTTTATCTTCGGAGGATATTAAAATTATTCC
- a CDS encoding ComEC family competence protein: MVSKNLFLISFISLASGIIAAEHFSFRSMDLLILLSIPIVLTIVRLFLFNKIFVNSLLLISLIFLCGIGVYQLQNQNTAGEEFIDHLYNRKIFVKGTIGEIDCINKNKIKFILASDEIGLEGKILPIKISSLVEITPSRADELSLNVYNSIIKIGNVIQIEGYFKKPVGQIYPGDFDYLKYLEWKNVSGLITCNEYSRIDLLEHYKYHFSFGNLISDLRLKIINQIDKNLETNTGFLLRGLLTGDRSEIPADVKTNFVNSGVAHVLAVSGLHTGYILIILIALSGRFNKYIQFFLVSLGLMLFIQITNASPSVIRASSMAILWLATKLLQRKSNLLSTISISGIIILMLKPNDLFNPGFQLSFGAVLSIALVYPLFDKLKGKLVNKIPKFPMRNSIIDLFLVSLAVQIGTLPFVIGYYEKLSIISLVANIFVIPLIGIILASGIISLITLNIFPFLFSIYELASSALVNITLNLIKAFGEVSFAFVVIDNYSSINAVIYFFFIGFFIYFFNRSESKLFRAILPVSVICLYMIYFPLFQKKYLENDQTYLIIMETENISSISVIDPNSRVIKIRKVKDSSLINELVNEVGKCLRINERLLNDELKLKLIEGFTLDEIKIIDSELDLGLNLINDQKPHQFMFSSNDILVDTNSSRTIFSNSVISPQIRENHTLNKYLIDTKHSIILISDSNAIELNPKTTIRASGVELKKGFLRIYSEIGIDSMNFLINDIENKSYRFTEAEESSQNQRRILGTRIFKLDKNNIEEIDWRKI; this comes from the coding sequence ATGGTAAGTAAAAACCTATTTTTAATTAGTTTTATTTCGCTGGCATCAGGAATTATTGCAGCTGAACATTTTTCGTTCAGGTCTATGGATTTGTTAATTTTATTAAGTATCCCAATTGTTCTTACCATTGTAAGATTATTTCTCTTTAATAAAATATTTGTTAATTCACTACTTCTTATAAGTTTAATTTTTCTTTGCGGTATTGGTGTTTATCAATTACAAAATCAAAATACTGCCGGCGAAGAGTTCATTGATCATCTTTACAATAGAAAGATATTCGTCAAAGGTACAATTGGTGAAATTGACTGCATCAATAAAAATAAAATCAAATTCATTCTTGCGTCCGATGAAATTGGATTAGAGGGAAAGATCCTTCCAATAAAGATTAGTTCCTTAGTAGAGATAACTCCATCGCGCGCAGATGAGTTGTCATTGAACGTCTACAACTCGATAATAAAAATTGGCAATGTAATTCAAATTGAAGGGTATTTTAAAAAACCGGTCGGACAAATCTATCCAGGTGATTTTGATTATTTAAAATATCTAGAATGGAAAAATGTCAGTGGATTAATTACCTGTAACGAGTATTCCAGAATCGATTTACTCGAACATTATAAATATCACTTTTCCTTCGGAAATCTTATCAGTGATTTACGGTTAAAAATTATTAACCAGATAGATAAAAACTTGGAGACAAATACTGGGTTTCTGCTTCGTGGATTACTAACGGGTGATAGAAGCGAAATACCTGCCGATGTTAAAACAAATTTTGTTAACTCAGGCGTTGCTCATGTTCTTGCTGTATCCGGATTACATACAGGTTACATTTTGATCATTCTTATTGCATTGTCCGGCAGATTCAATAAATATATACAGTTCTTTCTGGTTTCACTTGGATTAATGTTGTTCATCCAAATAACCAATGCTTCTCCATCAGTTATACGAGCTTCGTCGATGGCAATATTGTGGCTCGCAACAAAATTACTTCAGCGGAAATCTAATCTATTAAGCACTATCTCGATTTCCGGAATAATCATTTTAATGCTAAAGCCCAACGATCTTTTCAATCCTGGTTTTCAACTATCATTCGGTGCTGTATTATCTATCGCGCTTGTATATCCATTGTTCGATAAACTGAAGGGGAAGCTTGTTAATAAAATTCCAAAGTTTCCTATGAGAAATTCAATAATCGATTTATTCCTTGTTTCTCTTGCTGTACAAATTGGGACTCTTCCTTTTGTAATTGGATACTATGAAAAGCTTTCCATTATTTCATTAGTTGCTAATATTTTTGTCATTCCGCTGATTGGAATTATTCTTGCTTCAGGAATCATCTCCCTAATAACACTAAATATATTTCCATTCTTATTTTCCATTTATGAACTTGCTTCATCGGCATTAGTCAATATTACTCTCAACCTAATTAAAGCATTCGGTGAAGTGTCATTTGCATTTGTTGTGATAGATAACTATTCATCAATCAATGCGGTGATTTATTTTTTCTTTATTGGATTCTTCATCTATTTTTTTAATAGAAGTGAAAGTAAATTATTCAGAGCGATTCTGCCGGTCTCAGTCATTTGTTTATACATGATATACTTTCCATTATTTCAAAAGAAATATTTAGAAAATGATCAAACATATTTGATTATAATGGAGACAGAGAATATCTCATCTATAAGTGTAATTGATCCTAACTCAAGAGTAATAAAAATCAGGAAAGTAAAAGATTCATCATTAATAAATGAACTGGTGAATGAAGTCGGAAAATGCCTAAGAATTAATGAGAGATTATTGAATGATGAGCTAAAGTTGAAATTAATTGAGGGATTTACGCTAGACGAGATAAAAATTATCGATTCAGAACTCGATCTTGGTTTGAATTTAATAAATGATCAGAAGCCCCATCAATTCATGTTCAGCTCTAATGATATTTTAGTTGATACAAATTCATCTAGAACTATTTTTTCGAACAGCGTTATTTCTCCTCAAATTAGAGAAAATCATACACTCAATAAATACTTGATTGATACTAAGCACTCAATAATTCTTATTTCGGATTCCAACGCGATTGAACTTAATCCTAAAACCACTATTCGCGCCTCTGGAGTTGAACTCAAAAAGGGATTCCTAAGAATATATTCGGAGATCGGAATTGATTCAATGAATTTCTTAATTAATGATATTGAAAATAAATCTTATAGATTTACTGAGGCAGAGGAAAGTTCGCAAAATCAAAGACGAATTCTTGGGACCAGAATTTTTAAACTTGATAAAAATAACATTGAGGAAATAGATTGGCGAAAGATATAA
- the clpP gene encoding ATP-dependent Clp endopeptidase proteolytic subunit ClpP: MSEKIYNQLVPYVIEQTGRGERGMDIFSRLLRERIIIIGTPIDDHIASLIIAQLIFLESEDPDKDINLYVNSPGGSVSAGLAIYDTMQYIKCDIATICIGLAASMGAILLAGGTKGKRTSLPNSRIMIHQPWGGFQGTASDISIQAEEIIKIKQRLNQILSQHTGKEIEQIEKDTDRDRYMSVEDAKEYGIIDNILVKRTDVKKK, translated from the coding sequence ATGAGCGAGAAAATATACAATCAGTTAGTTCCATACGTAATTGAACAAACTGGCCGCGGTGAACGCGGAATGGACATCTTCTCACGATTACTACGTGAAAGAATTATTATTATTGGTACTCCAATCGACGATCATATTGCAAGTCTGATAATTGCACAATTGATTTTCCTCGAATCTGAGGATCCGGATAAAGATATTAACCTCTATGTCAATTCTCCTGGCGGAAGTGTAAGTGCTGGATTGGCAATTTACGATACAATGCAATATATCAAGTGTGATATTGCAACAATCTGTATCGGACTTGCTGCAAGCATGGGTGCAATTCTCCTCGCTGGTGGAACTAAAGGGAAAAGAACTTCTTTACCAAATTCTCGAATTATGATCCATCAGCCATGGGGAGGATTTCAAGGAACTGCATCTGATATCAGTATTCAAGCTGAAGAGATAATTAAGATCAAGCAAAGACTGAATCAAATATTATCACAGCATACTGGAAAAGAGATCGAGCAGATCGAGAAAGATACTGATAGAGATCGTTATATGTCGGTTGAAGATGCAAAAGAGTACGGAATAATTGATAATATTTTAGTTAAGCGAACAGACGTTAAAAAAAAATAA
- a CDS encoding acyl-CoA dehydrogenase, whose product MKFTGVDYYSIDDSFTEEEKLIRNTLREFVDDNVIPIIEKHYRDGTFPIDLVQKLAELGVFGATLPQKYGCAELNNIAYGMIMQELERGDSGIRSFASVQSALVMYPIFTFGSEAQRFCWLPKLSKGEKVGCFGLTEPDYGSNPGGMITRAEKVDGGYVLNGAKMWITNGTIADVAVVWAKLDGIVNGFLVEKDFKGFTAPETKNKHSLRASITSELIFDNVFVPESHFLPNTSGLKSPLMCLSQARYGIAWGVIGSMMVAYTTALEYAKSRVQFSKPIAAYQLTQAKLVNMLTEITKAQLIVFQLGKLKDQGKAKFTQISLAKRNNCDVALNLCRISREILGANGILDEYPVMRHAANLESVKTYEGTHEMHTLIVGEDITGYPAYD is encoded by the coding sequence ATGAAATTCACTGGTGTTGATTATTATTCGATCGACGATTCCTTCACGGAAGAAGAAAAATTAATTAGAAATACTCTTAGAGAATTTGTCGACGATAATGTTATTCCAATTATTGAAAAGCATTATCGTGATGGAACATTTCCAATTGACTTGGTCCAAAAACTCGCTGAGCTCGGTGTTTTCGGTGCAACTCTACCGCAAAAGTATGGATGTGCTGAACTTAATAACATAGCTTATGGTATGATAATGCAAGAACTCGAACGCGGCGATAGTGGAATAAGAAGTTTTGCATCAGTGCAGAGTGCTTTAGTTATGTATCCAATTTTTACCTTTGGCAGTGAGGCACAAAGGTTTTGTTGGTTGCCAAAATTATCGAAGGGAGAAAAAGTTGGATGTTTCGGACTGACTGAACCTGATTATGGGTCAAATCCCGGAGGAATGATAACACGTGCGGAAAAAGTTGATGGAGGATATGTATTGAATGGAGCAAAGATGTGGATTACAAACGGAACAATTGCGGACGTGGCTGTGGTTTGGGCAAAGCTGGATGGTATAGTTAATGGATTTTTAGTTGAGAAAGACTTCAAAGGGTTCACGGCGCCTGAAACAAAGAATAAACATTCTCTGCGTGCTTCAATTACTTCAGAATTGATTTTTGACAATGTATTTGTTCCTGAAAGCCATTTTCTTCCAAATACATCGGGATTAAAATCTCCGTTAATGTGTTTGAGTCAAGCACGATACGGAATTGCGTGGGGCGTTATCGGTTCAATGATGGTTGCTTACACGACTGCACTTGAATACGCAAAGTCGCGGGTGCAATTTTCGAAACCAATAGCAGCTTACCAATTAACTCAAGCAAAATTAGTCAACATGCTTACTGAAATCACCAAAGCACAGCTTATAGTTTTTCAATTGGGAAAACTGAAAGATCAAGGAAAAGCAAAATTTACACAGATATCACTTGCAAAGCGGAACAACTGTGATGTTGCTCTGAATCTTTGCAGAATATCCCGTGAGATTTTAGGTGCAAACGGAATTCTTGATGAATATCCGGTAATGAGGCATGCAGCTAATTTAGAATCAGTGAAAACGTACGAAGGTACTCATGAAATGCATACCTTAATAGTTGGAGAAGACATTACCGGCTACCCTGCGTATGATTAA
- a CDS encoding M24 family metallopeptidase, whose amino-acid sequence MNKRQFKRRISSVRRSLSLTKSRAFISFTPNDLRYLTGLNSSNACCILTSDKFIIITDSRYKEESLKLNSLAEIFICEIFIIKTLASLFSKNTFVEILLQTEKHPIKLYKDLIKIFGERKIKLNDRLLDCTISIHDGFAIESISKAVRIAEKSFLQIIPYVKEGISEHELQTELRYRLNINGSEEENFSPIVLFGKNSSLPHGKSKATKLKLNSPILIDWGAVVNGYYSDLTRNIYFGRPSEKYLQVHEIVLRANQFSIEKIIAGTNVKTLHNSVIEYFSKYKLASYFGHALGHGLGLDLHSYPRISKNSDDELFKNQIVTIEPGLYIPSCFGVRIEDDILIKGKGNEVLSRLPRELIII is encoded by the coding sequence ATGAATAAACGACAATTCAAGAGAAGAATATCATCTGTAAGGAGAAGTTTATCTCTAACAAAAAGTCGTGCTTTCATCAGTTTCACTCCCAATGATTTACGTTACCTTACTGGATTAAATTCTTCTAATGCCTGCTGTATCTTAACCAGTGATAAATTCATAATAATTACTGATTCTAGATACAAGGAGGAATCACTCAAGTTAAATTCACTTGCTGAGATTTTTATCTGCGAAATTTTCATTATTAAAACTCTTGCTTCGTTATTTAGCAAAAATACCTTTGTTGAAATTTTACTGCAAACAGAGAAACATCCCATTAAGCTTTACAAGGATTTGATTAAAATATTCGGAGAAAGAAAGATTAAGCTAAATGATAGATTACTTGACTGTACGATTTCAATTCATGATGGGTTCGCTATTGAATCGATAAGTAAAGCTGTGCGAATTGCAGAGAAATCATTTCTGCAAATCATTCCTTACGTAAAAGAGGGAATTTCTGAACATGAACTCCAGACTGAACTCAGGTATCGTCTAAATATAAATGGATCTGAAGAAGAAAATTTTTCCCCAATCGTGCTGTTTGGAAAAAACTCTTCTCTGCCGCATGGGAAATCAAAAGCCACTAAATTGAAATTAAACTCTCCTATATTGATTGACTGGGGAGCAGTTGTTAACGGCTATTATTCAGATTTAACAAGAAATATTTATTTTGGCAGACCATCCGAAAAATATTTACAAGTTCATGAAATTGTTTTACGTGCGAATCAATTTTCTATCGAAAAAATTATAGCTGGAACAAATGTCAAAACACTTCATAACAGTGTCATTGAATATTTCTCAAAATATAAGCTTGCAAGTTATTTTGGTCATGCATTGGGACACGGGCTTGGTTTAGATTTGCACTCATATCCAAGAATATCCAAGAACAGCGATGATGAACTGTTCAAAAATCAAATTGTTACGATTGAACCTGGATTATATATTCCATCATGCTTTGGTGTCCGGATTGAAGATGACATTTTAATCAAGGGAAAAGGGAATGAAGTGTTGAGTAGACTCCCCCGTGAACTTATAATCATTTAA
- a CDS encoding metalloenzyme: MLRNVLMIFLDGVGIGKNDPERNPFVKFKYDFIDEYFGGFPTRRKSRISSKYFSLFPVNATLGLPGLPQSGTGQTSIFCGVNAAKTIGQHFGPYPYSTLKPIIKDKNIFQSLLEQDYRVNFANAYPQRFFDYIETGRKSLSVTTLSYLNANQRLRSVEDVLEKKAITAEITNQIWNEKLGYSLPIVSPQEAGKIFYDLGKPFHFNLFEYFLTDHAGHSQDFNFAYHVIRNFDGFMEGILSNFDYRKNLLLVISDHGNIEDLSVKTHTRNSALGIAVGKYHNRFAARIKSLNDVKRSIVSYINGK; the protein is encoded by the coding sequence ATGCTGCGAAATGTTTTAATGATATTCTTGGATGGAGTTGGTATTGGAAAGAATGATCCTGAAAGAAATCCATTCGTAAAATTTAAGTACGATTTTATTGACGAATATTTTGGGGGTTTTCCGACACGAAGAAAATCCAGAATTAGCAGTAAATATTTTTCTCTCTTTCCGGTTAATGCAACACTCGGATTGCCGGGTCTTCCGCAGAGTGGAACAGGTCAGACGAGTATTTTTTGTGGCGTGAATGCTGCAAAAACAATTGGACAGCATTTTGGGCCATATCCATATTCAACGCTTAAACCCATTATAAAAGATAAAAATATCTTTCAATCACTGCTTGAGCAAGATTATCGAGTGAACTTCGCAAATGCTTATCCGCAGCGATTCTTCGACTATATTGAAACGGGGAGGAAATCTCTATCTGTAACAACTCTTTCATACCTGAACGCAAATCAGCGGTTGCGAAGCGTTGAAGACGTTTTAGAGAAAAAAGCAATTACTGCTGAGATTACTAATCAAATATGGAATGAAAAATTGGGTTACTCACTTCCAATCGTCTCCCCTCAAGAGGCAGGAAAAATATTTTATGATTTAGGAAAACCATTTCACTTTAATCTGTTTGAATACTTTCTAACCGATCATGCTGGCCATAGTCAAGATTTTAATTTTGCCTATCACGTCATTCGGAATTTTGATGGTTTCATGGAGGGAATATTATCTAATTTCGACTATAGGAAAAATCTACTTTTGGTTATTTCCGACCATGGCAATATTGAAGATTTATCTGTTAAGACTCATACGCGTAATTCGGCGTTAGGAATAGCTGTTGGGAAATATCATAATAGATTTGCTGCTCGAATAAAATCATTGAATGATGTGAAACGCAGTATCGTTTCGTATATAAATGGTAAGTAA
- the tig gene encoding trigger factor: protein MSIEVQKLENCEHEMSVKMDSAEASDFFEKMYQREAKKITITGFRKGKAPLSLVKKTHGESLKIQNLDKIVVEKFWKEIDARNIDVISTPVLSHLDIDDNDNIEFKMKYETYPEIELKDIKKIAAEKIEYEISEDFIDEEIKQVLFSKHKSEVIDSVVDNEVIIEIEIVRVDKSGLAIIGEKTEKTKLYLNSPDANKNLIESLISKNSGDEFIFTHVPQHEHHEGHDHVPEEEKFQVKVCSVEKVILPELNDEFVSELTKGEIKTVPEFRQKVKDNLVGRYENISQRIFHSSLMSELVRQNDFNPPNSFIEKTLASFIEEEKTKYPNKKFPSEVNIEKMRESKKPDAIWGVKWMILRDKLLQDHNLKVDDEEIDKVAETESEKTGITKNKMKEYLTNSSYFLSNLKNEKAFKLLKENAQIKTVKKSV, encoded by the coding sequence TTGAGTATAGAAGTCCAAAAGTTGGAAAATTGTGAACATGAAATGTCTGTAAAAATGGATTCTGCTGAAGCATCTGATTTTTTCGAAAAGATGTATCAACGTGAGGCTAAAAAAATTACAATTACTGGTTTTAGAAAAGGGAAAGCTCCACTCTCCCTCGTAAAAAAAACTCATGGAGAAAGTTTAAAAATTCAAAATCTTGACAAAATCGTTGTTGAAAAATTCTGGAAAGAAATCGATGCAAGAAATATTGATGTAATTAGTACACCCGTACTTTCACATTTGGATATCGATGATAATGACAACATCGAATTCAAAATGAAGTATGAGACATATCCTGAAATAGAGTTAAAAGATATCAAAAAAATAGCAGCAGAAAAAATAGAATACGAAATAAGTGAAGACTTTATTGATGAAGAAATAAAACAAGTTCTATTCTCAAAACATAAATCTGAAGTAATAGATTCAGTAGTCGATAATGAAGTTATAATCGAGATAGAGATTGTACGCGTGGATAAAAGCGGTTTAGCAATCATTGGCGAGAAAACCGAAAAAACAAAACTTTACTTGAATTCTCCAGATGCAAACAAAAATTTGATCGAGTCTTTAATTTCAAAAAACTCCGGAGATGAATTTATTTTTACCCATGTTCCTCAGCATGAACATCATGAAGGGCATGACCATGTACCCGAAGAGGAAAAATTCCAAGTTAAAGTTTGCTCTGTTGAAAAAGTTATTTTACCCGAACTGAATGACGAGTTTGTATCTGAACTAACGAAGGGTGAAATTAAAACTGTACCAGAGTTTCGTCAAAAGGTGAAAGATAATTTAGTCGGAAGATATGAAAATATATCACAAAGAATCTTTCACTCGAGTTTAATGAGTGAGCTTGTCCGTCAAAATGATTTCAATCCTCCAAATAGTTTCATAGAAAAAACTTTGGCTTCATTTATTGAAGAGGAAAAAACTAAATACCCGAACAAGAAATTTCCATCGGAAGTTAATATAGAAAAAATGCGTGAATCCAAGAAGCCCGATGCAATTTGGGGAGTTAAGTGGATGATCTTGCGTGATAAGCTTCTTCAGGATCACAACCTTAAAGTTGATGATGAAGAGATTGATAAAGTTGCTGAGACCGAATCAGAAAAAACCGGCATCACAAAAAATAAGATGAAAGAATATTTGACTAATTCTAGTTACTTCCTTTCGAATCTCAAGAATGAAAAAGCGTTTAAACTGCTAAAAGAAAATGCACAAATAAAAACTGTTAAAAAAAGTGTTTAA
- a CDS encoding D-tyrosyl-tRNA(Tyr) deacylase: MKAVVQRVSSGSVKIDTEYVRKIESGLVVLLGVKQNDNSAVIKKIAEKICNLRIFNDENEKLNKSIIDISGEMLIISQFTIYGDCRKGNRPSFTEAADAELGNKLYLEFVEHVSNIIGVDKVKTGIFGAMMSVEIINNGPVTLIVSSENE; encoded by the coding sequence ATGAAAGCCGTTGTTCAAAGAGTTAGTAGTGGCAGTGTAAAAATAGATACAGAATATGTTCGCAAGATAGAAAGCGGTTTAGTTGTTCTGCTTGGTGTTAAACAAAATGATAACTCAGCGGTCATCAAAAAGATTGCAGAAAAAATTTGTAACCTCAGAATATTTAATGATGAGAACGAAAAACTGAATAAGTCTATTATAGATATCAGCGGAGAAATGTTGATTATATCGCAATTCACTATTTATGGCGATTGCAGAAAAGGAAATAGGCCTAGTTTTACTGAAGCAGCAGATGCTGAATTGGGTAATAAACTTTACTTGGAATTCGTTGAGCATGTATCCAATATAATCGGTGTTGATAAAGTTAAAACGGGAATCTTTGGCGCGATGATGTCGGTTGAAATAATAAATAATGGACCTGTCACATTAATCGTGTCGTCGGAGAATGAGTAA